The Pseudonocardia sp. EC080619-01 genome segment CCGAGCCCGCGCATCAGCCGTGGCCGGGCGGGCTGGCCGAAGATGGTGGACGCGACCGTGTCGACGCCTACCACCTCGAGGTCGGGCAGGTGTTGGCGCAAGGTCCGGGTGATCCCGGCTGAGTGGCCGCCGGTGCCGACCGAGCAGACCAACACGTCGATGTGGCCGAGCTGGCTGTGTAGCTCGTCGGCGAGTGGGGCGTAGGCGGCAACGTTGTCGGGGTTGTTGTACTGGTCCGGGCACCACGAGCCCGGGTGTTGGGCGAGCAGCTGCGCTACGCGTTCGCGGCGGGCCTGCTGCCAGCCGCCGAGTCGCGCGGGGGGCTCGACCGTTACGACGTCGGCGCCGTAGGCCTGCAGGAGCCGGTACATCAGTGGTTCCATACCTGGGTCGGACACCAACGTCACTGGGTGTCCGAACGCGATTCCAGCCAGCGCCAGACCGAGCCCGAGGGTCCCGCTCGTGGATTCGACGATCCGGCCGCCGGGGCGCAGATCCCCGCGTTCGCGAGCCCGCTCGACCATGTGCAGAGCGGGACGGTCCTTGATGCCGCCGGGGTTGGAACCTTCCAGCTTTGCCCAGAACCCCCGCCCGGGTGGGGCGAACGGGGCGTCGATCCACACCGTCGGTGTGGCGCCGACGACGTTGCTGAGGTGGAAGCAGCGGCGCGGGACCGGGTCGGGCTGGTTGGGGGGCAGGGTGGCGGAGGGAGTGGACACGACAGACCTCATTGAGACGCGCGCGGTCGCGCGCCGGGGAGCAGCGAAGTGGGACTCAGAGAACGGCGATCCAGGTCGCCGATGGCTCTTCTATGTCCGCGAGATCTGTGCCAGCACCAGGTGCTGGCGGCCGCCTTCGATCCGGGCCGGACCGCTGGCGGCGCGTCGGTCTGTCGACGGCTGTGACTGCAGATCAGCCACGACGACGGCGAGGATCCCCGCCCCACCGTAGATATCAGGGATCGCGGGTCGGTCGGCACGAGCGGTCAGCGCCGACTCGTCTTGGGTGCCGTCCTGATGGCAGACCGGCTCGTTGTGGTGCGAGTGTGGGGTTGGCGGGCTGTCGCTCTCGGCCTCGACCACATCCCCGGGTGATGCCCTGATGAGGAGCTCATTGCCGCCGGCTGTGCGACTACCTGCGCCGGTTGCCCACTATTCAGCTCCGCGCCGTGGGACGGAAAACGCGTGCCAACCGGACGTCAGCATCAGCGTGGAGAGGACCACGAGCAGCAGCGCGCGACGGGAACCGAGATTCGGTGCCGGAGGCGGTCCGCCGCTCGGGTTGCTCACAGTTACCGAACTGTACCAGCGTCCGTCTGCTGGTCTCGCGCCCCGGCAACGGCGCGCCAGACGAGGTGGCCGTCTGCATCCTGTCGTGCAGTCCACCGCAGATCACCCGGAGATTGGTCTCCGACCGCGCTGTTCTGCCTGGTCCGGGGTCGAAACGGCCCCGCTGCGAGATTCGCTGTCGCGACCACCGTGACGAACCTCGCTGCGACCAGGACATGCTCATACGGGTGTAATGC includes the following:
- a CDS encoding PLP-dependent cysteine synthase family protein gives rise to the protein MRSVVSTPSATLPPNQPDPVPRRCFHLSNVVGATPTVWIDAPFAPPGRGFWAKLEGSNPGGIKDRPALHMVERARERGDLRPGGRIVESTSGTLGLGLALAGIAFGHPVTLVSDPGMEPLMYRLLQAYGADVVTVEPPARLGGWQQARRERVAQLLAQHPGSWCPDQYNNPDNVAAYAPLADELHSQLGHIDVLVCSVGTGGHSAGITRTLRQHLPDLEVVGVDTVASTIFGQPARPRLMRGLGSSIHPRNVDHDIFSEVHWVGADEAVSACRAMASGSYSSGGWSVGAVGTVAGWLARTRPPGIRIAAIFPDGPQRYFDTVYNDDFCQAKGITVGEPPLHDPDEIERPDTAEVRRWTRCTAVLRPTGRET